The Caldisalinibacter kiritimatiensis genome includes the window TTGTATAATTACCATATTTTATTATGAGTGATATATAAAATTTAATTATTTGAATCAATTTGTCAACCATTTTATGTAAATTTTTTTATTTTTTGACTTATGGTTGATTTTTTTATGTCTAAATTGTTCTTATATAGTGTAAGACGTAACAAGTTAGCCAACAGAGAGAGTCTTACAAAATAATATGATAAAAAGGAGAGGTTTTTATGTCATGGGGACATGGAAATATAGCAGCAATAGGTACTGCTGAACTAAACAATCATGCTGATACTAATTTTCAGGAAGCATATAGAAAAGAAGATACACATCCAGAAATAGTTATTTTAAAAAGAAATCTAAGAGATTATAGAATTGAATATGAAAGGTATGGTGGAACAGAATTTGATGGTGTACCTTCACTAAGTGGGAATACTTCGCAAACTTTCGATAGTGTCACAGAGGCTAATCTAAAAGTATTCCAGAAACTCGAAGGGTTAACTGAAGATGGTATATACGGACAAGCCTCAAGAAATAGAATGATGTTCGCCGAAGGAATATCTTCTACGGGTAATGTTAGACTAGCACCCTACACATCAACTTATATCAACTATAATGACACTTCTAGTGGAATGAGTGCTGATTCTACGTATAAATTGGATCATTCATGGCTTAGACCAATTGCTATGGCTACATTAGAAGAACTCGCATTAGACTTTAAAAATGCAATGGGTTTGAAACTACAAATAAACGATTGTTGCTTAATCAATGCTGAAGATACGCCTGATCATGATTCACATTCAGGGGGGAAAGATGCTGATATT containing:
- a CDS encoding peptidoglycan-binding domain-containing protein: MSWGHGNIAAIGTAELNNHADTNFQEAYRKEDTHPEIVILKRNLRDYRIEYERYGGTEFDGVPSLSGNTSQTFDSVTEANLKVFQKLEGLTEDGIYGQASRNRMMFAEGISSTGNVRLAPYTSTYINYNDTSSGMSADSTYKLDHSWLRPIAMATLEELALDFKNAMGLKLQINDCCLINAEDTPDHDSHSGGKDADIRSAVLTTAQQKTFLQFV